The following coding sequences lie in one Cronobacter universalis NCTC 9529 genomic window:
- the betI gene encoding transcriptional regulator BetI, with product MPKVGMQPIRRRQLIDATLSTINDVGINDATIAQIARRAGVSAGIISHYFKDKNGLLEATMRDITRQLRDAVAARLRPLAQASTEARLLAIVEGNFDDTQVHSAAMKAWLDFWASSMHQPQLGRLERVSSSRLFSTLAAEFRRELPREQARLAAHGLASLIDGLWLRAALSGQPFNLETARTLTTQFIRQQLAGAAPHEKEE from the coding sequence ATGCCCAAAGTAGGAATGCAGCCGATACGGCGCAGGCAGTTAATTGATGCAACGTTAAGCACCATTAATGATGTTGGGATCAACGACGCCACCATCGCGCAGATCGCGCGGCGGGCGGGCGTCTCGGCGGGCATTATCAGCCACTACTTCAAGGACAAAAACGGCCTGCTCGAAGCGACCATGCGCGATATCACCCGCCAGCTTCGCGACGCCGTCGCCGCCCGTCTCAGACCGCTGGCCCAGGCCAGCACCGAGGCGCGCCTGCTGGCGATTGTTGAAGGCAACTTCGATGACACCCAGGTGCACAGCGCGGCGATGAAAGCCTGGCTCGATTTCTGGGCCAGCAGCATGCATCAGCCGCAGCTCGGTCGTCTGGAGCGCGTCAGCAGCAGCCGCCTGTTTTCGACGCTCGCCGCCGAGTTTCGCCGCGAGCTGCCGCGCGAACAGGCGCGGCTGGCGGCGCATGGGCTGGCGTCGCTTATCGACGGCCTGTGGCTGCGCGCGGCGCTCAGCGGCCAGCCGTTCAATCTGGAGACCGCCCGCACACTCACCACCCAATTCATCCGCCAGCAACTGGCTGGCGCAGCACCCCATGAGAAGGAGGAATGA
- the iraP gene encoding anti-adapter protein IraP yields the protein MNNVIYSMIAKISKMDAEAKILTAQVEAQALLLSAMLMTIGKNGGMDEMIEGVKKAINAALDAEDNAFKSDTEILLNQFNELLSIACVLDNEKPELDIEALRKLSSSLTSDKQF from the coding sequence ATGAATAATGTGATTTACAGCATGATTGCTAAAATCTCGAAAATGGATGCAGAAGCGAAAATTCTCACGGCCCAGGTAGAAGCGCAGGCATTGCTGTTAAGCGCCATGCTGATGACCATCGGGAAAAACGGCGGAATGGATGAAATGATTGAGGGCGTTAAAAAAGCCATCAATGCGGCGCTGGATGCGGAAGATAACGCGTTTAAATCGGATACTGAAATATTACTCAACCAGTTTAACGAGCTGTTATCGATTGCCTGTGTGCTGGATAACGAGAAGCCGGAACTGGATATTGAAGCCTTGCGTAAACTCTCATCCTCTCTCACCAGCGATAAGCAATTCTGA
- a CDS encoding choline transporter: protein MTNPPASEKNRINPVVFYTSAALILTFSLVTIFFSELSAAWIQTAVNWVSATFGWYYMLAATLYIVFVIYMACSRYGDIKLGPEQSKPEFSLLSWSAMLFAAGIGIDLMFFSVAEPVTQYMQPPTGAGQTIEAARQAMVWTLFHYGLTGWSMYALMGIALGYFSYRYNLPLTIRSALYPIFGKRINGPIGHTVDIAAVIGTIFGIATTLGIGVVQLNYGLKVLFDIPEGLTAQMALIVLSVIIATISVTSGVDKGIRFLSELNVILALGLILFVLFMGKTDFLLNALVLNIGDYINRFMGMTLNTFAFDMPRQWMNSWTLFFWAWWVAWSPFVGLFLARISRGRTIRQFVLGTLIIPFTFTLLWLSVFGNAALYEIIHGDAGFAQEVIAHAERGFYSLLAEYPAFKLSASVATITGMLFYVTSADSGSLVLANFTSKLKDINSDASNWLRIFWSVAIGVLTMGMLMTNGISALQNTTVIMGLPFSFVIFFIMAGLYKSLKVEDHRRASASRDTAPYIPSGNDRLSWKKRLSRLMNYPGTRYTQQMMETVIYPAMEDVAKELELRGGRVTLRKVAPDDETPLGYLDLRVHLGEEQDFIYQVWPQQYSVPGFTYRARRGKSHYFRLETFLLEGSQGNDLMDYNKEQVIIDILDQYERHLNFIHLHREAPGNNLVFPEV, encoded by the coding sequence ATGACTAATCCACCTGCCAGTGAAAAAAACAGAATTAACCCCGTGGTGTTTTACACCTCAGCCGCGCTGATTCTGACTTTTTCACTGGTCACCATCTTCTTCAGTGAGCTGTCTGCGGCCTGGATCCAGACGGCGGTCAACTGGGTCTCGGCGACGTTTGGCTGGTATTACATGCTGGCCGCCACGCTCTATATCGTTTTCGTCATTTACATGGCCTGCTCGCGTTACGGCGATATCAAACTCGGGCCAGAGCAGTCAAAACCCGAATTCAGCCTGCTGAGCTGGTCGGCGATGCTGTTTGCCGCAGGCATCGGCATCGACCTGATGTTTTTCTCCGTGGCCGAGCCAGTCACGCAGTACATGCAGCCGCCGACGGGGGCAGGGCAGACTATCGAGGCCGCGCGCCAGGCGATGGTCTGGACGCTGTTTCACTATGGCCTGACGGGCTGGTCGATGTACGCGCTGATGGGGATTGCGCTCGGCTACTTTAGTTATCGCTATAACCTGCCGCTGACCATTCGCTCCGCGCTGTACCCGATTTTCGGCAAACGCATTAACGGACCAATCGGCCACACCGTTGATATCGCGGCGGTGATCGGCACCATTTTCGGCATCGCGACGACGCTTGGCATCGGGGTGGTGCAGCTTAACTATGGCCTGAAAGTGCTGTTCGATATCCCGGAAGGGCTGACGGCGCAGATGGCGCTGATTGTGCTGTCGGTGATTATCGCCACCATTTCGGTGACGTCGGGCGTCGATAAAGGTATTCGTTTTCTCTCGGAGCTGAACGTTATTCTGGCGCTGGGGCTTATCCTGTTTGTGCTCTTCATGGGCAAAACGGATTTCCTGCTGAACGCGCTGGTGCTCAATATTGGCGATTACATCAACCGTTTTATGGGGATGACGCTCAATACCTTCGCCTTTGATATGCCGCGCCAGTGGATGAACAGCTGGACGCTCTTCTTCTGGGCCTGGTGGGTGGCGTGGTCGCCGTTTGTCGGGCTGTTCCTGGCGCGCATTTCGCGCGGGCGCACCATTCGCCAGTTCGTGCTCGGCACGCTGATTATTCCGTTTACCTTTACGCTGCTGTGGCTTTCGGTGTTCGGCAATGCGGCGCTGTATGAGATCATTCACGGCGACGCAGGCTTTGCGCAGGAAGTTATCGCCCATGCCGAACGCGGCTTCTACAGCCTGCTGGCGGAGTATCCGGCGTTTAAACTGAGCGCGTCGGTTGCGACCATCACCGGCATGCTGTTTTATGTGACGTCCGCCGATTCCGGCTCGCTGGTGCTCGCGAACTTCACGTCGAAGCTGAAAGACATTAACAGCGACGCCTCAAACTGGCTGCGTATTTTCTGGTCGGTCGCCATCGGCGTGCTGACGATGGGGATGCTGATGACCAACGGCATCTCAGCGCTGCAGAACACGACGGTTATCATGGGGCTGCCGTTCAGCTTCGTCATTTTCTTCATCATGGCCGGGCTCTATAAATCGCTGAAGGTCGAAGATCACCGCCGCGCCAGCGCCAGCCGCGATACGGCGCCCTATATTCCATCGGGCAATGACCGCCTGAGCTGGAAAAAACGCCTGTCACGCCTGATGAACTATCCGGGGACGCGCTATACCCAGCAGATGATGGAAACCGTGATTTACCCGGCGATGGAAGATGTGGCGAAAGAGCTGGAGCTGCGCGGCGGTCGCGTGACGCTGAGAAAAGTGGCACCGGACGACGAGACGCCGCTGGGGTATCTGGATCTGCGCGTGCACCTCGGCGAGGAGCAGGACTTCATCTACCAGGTCTGGCCGCAGCAATATTCGGTGCCGGGCTTTACCTACCGCGCCCGCCGCGGGAAATCGCACTATTTCCGTCTGGAAACCTTCCTGCTGGAGGGCAGCCAGGGCAATGACCTGATGGATTACAACAAGGAGCAGGTGATTATCGATATTCTCGACCAGTACGAGCGTCACCTGAACTTTATTCATCTTCATCGCGAAGCGCCGGGGAATAACCTGGTCTTCCCGGAAGTGTAA
- a CDS encoding MFS transporter, whose amino-acid sequence MTLFTDLPGDEGLPGRERALAMIAVMTSTTMAVFDGAMVNIALPEMAHALNATAAQTVWVANGYLLSAAMTLAIFAALAGRLGFRTLFAAGVGLFTLASLGCALAPSLPWLVAMRLLQGVGGAATLSIAPAILRTVFPNRLLGRILGMNALLIATSTAIAPVLGGALLATLGWPWLFAINIAPGALALFLALRTLPDEKQPARGPFDVPGALLSALMLGAAVMASDALSLKALTGFGALALAAGLLLAWRLPRAPEPLLPPQLFANARFTLAALTSLASFVSQGMTFVALPFLFQSVYGFSALHAALLFTAWPVGIILVAPHAGRLADRYAPSAIATAGLALFVAGLVALALLPAHAAAWDISLRGLLCGIGFGCFQSPNNREMLAGAPREHSGYASGVLAIMRTFGQCLGAALVGVILTLGSPAASGVAGAAGVRLALWIAAAASLLALAFSLSRLDKRRTA is encoded by the coding sequence ATGACGTTATTTACTGACCTGCCCGGCGATGAAGGGCTGCCGGGGCGCGAGCGCGCGCTGGCGATGATCGCGGTGATGACCAGTACCACGATGGCGGTTTTTGATGGCGCGATGGTGAATATCGCGCTGCCGGAGATGGCCCATGCCCTGAATGCGACGGCGGCGCAGACCGTCTGGGTGGCGAACGGCTATCTGCTCTCGGCGGCCATGACGCTGGCGATTTTCGCCGCGCTGGCCGGGCGGCTCGGCTTTCGCACGCTGTTTGCCGCAGGCGTCGGGCTGTTTACGCTCGCCTCACTCGGCTGCGCGCTCGCGCCGTCGCTCCCCTGGCTGGTCGCAATGCGTCTGTTACAGGGCGTGGGCGGGGCGGCGACGCTCAGCATTGCGCCGGCTATTTTGCGCACCGTGTTCCCGAACCGGCTGCTCGGGCGCATTCTCGGCATGAACGCGCTGCTTATCGCCACCAGCACGGCCATCGCGCCGGTGCTGGGCGGGGCGCTCCTCGCCACGCTCGGCTGGCCGTGGCTGTTTGCGATTAATATCGCGCCGGGCGCGCTGGCGCTGTTTCTCGCGCTGCGCACCTTACCGGATGAGAAGCAGCCCGCGCGCGGGCCGTTTGACGTGCCGGGCGCGCTGCTCTCGGCGCTGATGCTGGGCGCGGCGGTGATGGCGTCAGACGCGCTGTCGCTTAAGGCGCTGACAGGCTTCGGCGCGCTGGCGCTGGCGGCGGGCCTGCTGCTGGCCTGGCGGCTACCGCGCGCGCCAGAGCCGCTGTTACCGCCACAGCTTTTTGCCAACGCGCGGTTTACGCTCGCGGCGCTGACCTCGCTGGCGTCGTTTGTGAGCCAGGGGATGACCTTCGTGGCGCTGCCGTTTCTGTTCCAGAGCGTGTACGGCTTTAGCGCGCTGCACGCCGCGCTGCTCTTTACCGCCTGGCCGGTAGGGATCATTCTGGTGGCCCCGCACGCCGGGCGGTTGGCTGACCGCTACGCGCCCTCGGCTATCGCCACCGCAGGTCTGGCGCTTTTTGTGGCGGGCTTGGTGGCGCTGGCGCTCCTGCCTGCGCACGCCGCCGCCTGGGATATCAGCCTGCGCGGATTGCTGTGCGGCATTGGTTTTGGCTGCTTTCAGAGCCCAAATAATCGCGAGATGCTGGCCGGCGCGCCCCGCGAGCACAGCGGCTATGCCTCCGGCGTACTGGCGATTATGCGCACCTTCGGCCAGTGCCTGGGCGCAGCGCTGGTGGGCGTGATCCTCACGCTTGGATCGCCTGCGGCCAGTGGCGTCGCCGGCGCTGCCGGGGTGCGTCTTGCGTTATGGATTGCCGCCGCCGCCTCGCTGCTGGCGCTGGCGTTTAGCCTTAGCCGGTTAGACAAAAGGCGGACGGCGTAA
- a CDS encoding LysR family transcriptional regulator produces MNDPDLNLLFALDVLLAEKSVAAAARRLNLSASAMSRTLSRLREATGDPLLVRAGRQMVLTPYADSLRERTQGAVLAARAVLRPAPQAFDIVSHQQTFTLRANDGFVEAFGPALIAAAARCAPGVRLRFAPKPVKSDRPLREGEADLEIGVPGEMGPEIKQQRLFRDRFVGVVRSGHPLAGRDVTPEDYTAWSHVAASRRGVFTGPVDDALAQHGVTRHIAAVVPGFPAALAVARGTDLVALVPASFLINLPGDTGLTWFELPVATRPITVSQMWHPRLDADPAHRWLRQFVLAECRARMPEG; encoded by the coding sequence ATGAATGACCCGGATTTAAATCTGCTTTTTGCGCTGGATGTCCTGCTCGCCGAGAAAAGCGTGGCTGCGGCGGCGCGTCGCCTGAACTTAAGCGCGTCGGCGATGAGCCGCACGCTGAGCCGTCTGCGCGAGGCCACCGGCGATCCGCTGCTGGTACGCGCCGGCCGCCAGATGGTGCTCACGCCCTACGCCGACTCTCTTCGCGAACGCACCCAGGGCGCGGTGCTCGCCGCGCGCGCCGTGCTGCGCCCCGCGCCGCAGGCGTTTGATATCGTCAGCCACCAGCAGACCTTTACCCTGCGCGCCAATGACGGTTTTGTGGAGGCGTTCGGCCCGGCGCTGATTGCCGCGGCCGCCCGGTGCGCGCCCGGCGTACGCCTGCGCTTTGCGCCAAAGCCGGTAAAAAGCGACCGGCCGCTGCGTGAAGGCGAAGCGGATCTGGAAATAGGCGTGCCGGGTGAAATGGGGCCGGAGATCAAACAGCAACGGCTCTTCCGCGACCGCTTCGTGGGCGTGGTGAGAAGCGGCCATCCGCTCGCGGGCCGCGACGTGACGCCTGAAGATTACACCGCGTGGAGCCATGTGGCGGCGTCGCGGCGCGGCGTCTTTACCGGGCCGGTCGATGACGCGCTCGCACAACACGGGGTTACGCGGCATATCGCCGCCGTGGTGCCGGGGTTCCCGGCGGCGCTCGCCGTCGCGCGCGGCACCGATCTGGTGGCGCTGGTGCCCGCCTCGTTTCTGATTAATCTGCCGGGCGACACCGGGCTTACGTGGTTTGAATTGCCTGTGGCGACCCGGCCTATTACCGTGTCGCAGATGTGGCACCCACGTCTCGATGCCGATCCGGCGCACCGCTGGCTGCGCCAGTTTGTCCTGGCCGAATGCCGCGCGCGGATGCCGGAAGGCTGA
- the betA gene encoding choline dehydrogenase, with product MEFDYIIIGAGSAGNVLATRLTEDSDVTVLLLEAGGPDYRFDFRTQMPAALAYPLQGKRYNWAYETEPEPYMNNRRMECGRGKGLGGSSLINGMCYIRGNAMDLDNWAQQPGLERWTYLDCLPYYRKSETRDIGANDYHGGDGPVSITTCKPGNNPLFAAMIEAGVQAGYPRTDDLNGYQQEGFGPMDRFVTPKGRRSSTARGYLDTAKQRPNLKIITHATTDRILFENKRAVGVAYLHGASNTPQEVHARREVLLCAGAIASPQILQRSGVGNAELLKQCDIPVVHDLPGVGENLQDHLEMYLQYECKEPVSLYPALKWWNQPKIGAEWLFNGTGIGASNHFEGGGFIRSREEFAWPNIQYHFLPVAINYNGSNAVEAHGFQCHVGSMRSPSRGHVRIKSRDPRQHPAILFNYMSHEQDWQEFRDAIRITRQIINQPALDKFRGREISPGIDCQTDEQLDEFVRNHAETAYHPCGTCKMGSDEMAVVDGEGRVHGLEGLRVVDASIMPLIITGNLNATTIMIGEKIADNIRGRTPLPRSTARYFVAGDRPVRGEPLRS from the coding sequence ATGGAATTTGATTACATCATTATCGGAGCCGGATCCGCAGGGAATGTTTTGGCAACAAGACTGACCGAAGACAGCGATGTCACTGTATTACTGCTGGAGGCGGGCGGTCCTGACTATCGTTTTGATTTCCGCACCCAGATGCCGGCGGCGCTGGCGTACCCGTTACAGGGCAAACGCTATAACTGGGCCTATGAAACCGAGCCTGAGCCGTATATGAACAACCGCCGCATGGAGTGCGGGCGCGGCAAGGGACTCGGCGGCTCGTCGCTGATTAACGGTATGTGTTATATCCGCGGCAACGCGATGGATCTCGACAACTGGGCGCAGCAGCCTGGTCTTGAGCGCTGGACCTATCTCGACTGCCTGCCCTACTACCGTAAATCGGAGACGCGCGATATCGGCGCGAACGACTACCACGGCGGCGACGGCCCGGTCAGCATCACCACCTGCAAGCCGGGCAACAACCCGCTGTTCGCAGCGATGATTGAGGCAGGCGTGCAGGCGGGCTATCCGCGCACCGACGATCTGAACGGCTATCAGCAGGAAGGCTTTGGCCCGATGGATCGCTTCGTCACGCCGAAGGGCCGCCGCTCCAGCACCGCGCGCGGCTATCTCGATACCGCGAAGCAGCGCCCGAACCTGAAAATCATCACCCATGCTACAACCGACCGCATTCTTTTTGAGAACAAACGCGCGGTGGGCGTGGCGTATCTTCACGGCGCGAGCAACACGCCGCAGGAAGTGCATGCGCGCCGCGAAGTGCTGCTTTGCGCGGGCGCCATCGCCTCGCCGCAGATCCTCCAGCGCTCCGGCGTCGGTAATGCGGAACTGCTGAAACAATGTGATATTCCGGTGGTGCATGATCTGCCGGGCGTCGGCGAAAATCTGCAGGATCACCTGGAGATGTATCTGCAGTACGAATGTAAAGAGCCGGTCTCGCTCTACCCGGCGCTGAAATGGTGGAACCAGCCGAAAATCGGCGCGGAGTGGCTGTTTAACGGCACCGGTATCGGCGCCAGCAACCACTTTGAAGGCGGCGGGTTTATCCGCAGCCGCGAAGAGTTCGCCTGGCCGAACATTCAGTACCACTTCCTGCCGGTGGCGATTAACTACAACGGCTCGAACGCCGTCGAAGCGCACGGTTTCCAGTGCCACGTCGGCTCCATGCGCTCGCCGAGCCGCGGCCACGTGCGCATTAAATCGCGCGATCCGCGCCAGCATCCGGCGATCCTGTTTAACTACATGTCGCACGAGCAGGACTGGCAGGAGTTCCGCGACGCCATTCGCATCACGCGCCAGATAATCAACCAGCCCGCGCTGGATAAATTCCGCGGCCGGGAAATCAGTCCGGGCATCGACTGCCAGACCGATGAACAGCTCGACGAATTTGTCCGCAACCATGCCGAGACCGCCTATCACCCGTGCGGCACCTGCAAAATGGGCAGCGATGAGATGGCCGTTGTGGATGGCGAAGGCCGCGTGCACGGGCTGGAAGGCCTGCGCGTGGTGGATGCGTCCATCATGCCGCTGATTATCACCGGCAACCTGAACGCGACCACCATCATGATCGGCGAAAAAATCGCGGATAACATCCGTGGCCGCACGCCGCTGCCGCGCAGCACCGCCCGCTATTTTGTGGCGGGCGACCGTCCGGTGCGCGGCGAGCCGCTGCGTTCGTAA
- a CDS encoding LysR substrate-binding domain-containing protein: MRRKIPGSASLQAFEAAARHGNFARAAEELALTESAISRQIARLEALLDCKLFDRTGSRVRLNPTGARYAVRVRQTLARLDMDAQYIRGIPEGGQHLELAALPTFSSRWLIPRLGGFRERHPDITLNIAARTDPFILSGSGFDAALHFDHPAWAGMRVTRLFEERLLPVCHPALLTTGNLNTLPRIHRRQNPQAWQEWANETGTALENPAQGVRYDLHEMAIAAALAGQGVALVPRRYVEDELARGALAAPWPEAVSLSKTFCLIKPAESGMNDPALAAFEQWLRDEMAAEGLV, from the coding sequence ATGCGCAGAAAAATCCCCGGCAGCGCATCGCTGCAGGCGTTCGAGGCGGCCGCCCGTCACGGTAATTTCGCGAGAGCCGCCGAAGAACTCGCGCTCACCGAAAGCGCCATCAGCCGCCAGATTGCGCGGCTGGAAGCGCTGCTCGACTGCAAGCTGTTTGACCGCACCGGCAGCCGCGTCAGGCTTAACCCGACGGGCGCGCGCTATGCCGTGCGCGTGCGGCAAACCCTGGCGCGGCTCGATATGGACGCGCAGTACATCCGCGGCATCCCTGAGGGCGGCCAGCACCTGGAGCTGGCGGCGCTGCCGACCTTCTCCAGCCGCTGGCTGATCCCGCGCCTCGGCGGGTTCCGTGAGCGTCACCCGGACATCACGCTTAACATCGCCGCCCGGACTGATCCGTTTATTCTGAGCGGCAGCGGCTTTGACGCCGCGCTGCATTTTGACCATCCGGCCTGGGCCGGAATGCGCGTCACGCGGCTGTTTGAAGAACGGCTGCTGCCGGTGTGTCACCCGGCGCTGCTGACCACCGGGAACCTCAATACGCTGCCGCGCATCCACCGGCGGCAGAACCCGCAGGCGTGGCAGGAGTGGGCGAATGAAACCGGTACCGCGCTGGAAAACCCGGCGCAGGGCGTGCGTTACGACTTACATGAGATGGCGATCGCCGCCGCGCTGGCAGGACAGGGCGTGGCGCTGGTGCCGCGCAGGTATGTGGAAGATGAACTGGCGCGCGGCGCGCTGGCGGCGCCCTGGCCGGAAGCGGTCAGCCTCAGCAAAACGTTTTGTCTGATAAAACCGGCGGAATCGGGTATGAACGATCCGGCGCTGGCGGCGTTCGAACAGTGGTTGCGGGACGAGATGGCGGCAGAAGGACTCGTGTAA
- a CDS encoding MBL fold metallo-hydrolase, with product MEGHTFSSRQVGDYQVTALFDGAMAVGFELLAGIDAAAAGEIQSSHGVTPHATIDISSYLIRGHGRVMLVDAGTGGRNNAGGGLSAALRASGVAPEDIDTVFLTHGHPDHLGGLLREDGEPAYPHAALCLHPAEAAFWQDEARLLAANERTQRNILLARRTLERYAPRLRFTDDADIAPGVRPVPLPGHTPGHTGLRIDSCAESLLIWGDIVHYPFIQTAHPSVTIAFDNDPAQAEITRQTVLAQAARERLLIAGMHTGRQGFAYVQQAGDGYRLIPA from the coding sequence ATGGAAGGTCATACATTTTCGTCACGCCAGGTTGGCGATTATCAGGTTACGGCGCTTTTCGACGGCGCGATGGCCGTGGGGTTTGAGTTGCTTGCGGGCATCGATGCGGCCGCCGCCGGTGAAATACAGAGCAGCCACGGCGTTACGCCGCACGCCACGATAGATATCAGCAGTTATCTTATCCGTGGGCACGGCCGCGTCATGCTGGTTGACGCCGGAACCGGCGGCAGGAATAACGCCGGGGGAGGATTATCGGCTGCCCTGCGCGCGTCCGGCGTCGCGCCTGAGGATATCGACACCGTGTTCCTGACGCACGGCCACCCGGATCATCTCGGCGGCCTGCTGCGCGAAGACGGCGAACCCGCTTACCCGCATGCCGCCCTCTGCCTGCACCCTGCGGAGGCGGCCTTCTGGCAGGACGAGGCGCGGTTGCTGGCGGCGAATGAACGCACGCAGCGCAATATCCTGCTGGCGCGCCGCACGCTTGAGCGTTACGCGCCGCGCCTGCGTTTTACGGATGACGCTGACATCGCGCCGGGCGTGCGCCCTGTCCCGCTGCCGGGCCATACGCCGGGCCATACCGGTTTACGGATCGATTCATGCGCAGAGAGTCTGCTTATCTGGGGCGATATCGTGCACTACCCGTTTATCCAGACGGCGCATCCCTCGGTGACTATCGCGTTTGATAACGACCCGGCGCAGGCTGAAATCACGCGCCAGACGGTGCTGGCGCAGGCCGCCCGCGAAAGGTTGCTGATTGCCGGGATGCACACCGGCCGCCAGGGTTTTGCGTATGTGCAGCAGGCAGGCGACGGTTATCGCCTGATACCGGCGTGA
- the betB gene encoding betaine-aldehyde dehydrogenase: MSRFAEQPLYIDGKYVPSAAGNTFQTINPANGDVLAEVHEAGKADVDSAVEAARKGQKVWAAMTAMERSRILRRAVDILRERNDELAALETLDTGKPLSETQAVDIVTGADVLEYYAGLIPSLEGQQIPLRESSFVYTRREPLGVVAGIGAWNYPIQIALWKSAPALAAGNAMIFKPSEVTPLTALKLAEIYTEAGVPDGVFNVLNGSGAVTGQLLTEHPGIDKVSFTGGVASGKKVMANAAGSTLKDVTMELGGKSPLIIFDDADLDLAADIAMMANFYSSGQVCTNGTRVFIPAKWQAAFEEKIAARVARIKAGDVNDPATNFGPLVSFAHRDNVMRYIDTGIREGARVLCGGKRMTGAGFDNGAWVEPTVFTDCRDDMTIVREEIFGPVMSILTYEREDEVIRRANATDYGLAAGVVTQDLNRAHRVIHQIEAGICWINTWGESAAEMPVGGYKHSGVGRENGLMTLQNYTQVKSVQVEMTRFQSVF; the protein is encoded by the coding sequence ATGTCCCGATTCGCAGAACAGCCGCTTTATATTGACGGCAAATATGTACCCTCCGCCGCGGGTAACACCTTCCAGACCATCAACCCGGCGAACGGCGACGTGCTCGCCGAGGTGCATGAAGCAGGCAAGGCCGATGTCGACAGCGCCGTCGAAGCGGCCCGCAAAGGCCAGAAAGTCTGGGCGGCCATGACCGCGATGGAGCGCTCGCGCATCCTGCGCCGCGCGGTTGATATCCTGCGCGAGCGCAATGACGAACTGGCCGCGCTGGAAACGCTCGACACCGGTAAACCGCTGAGCGAAACCCAGGCGGTCGATATCGTCACCGGCGCCGACGTGCTGGAGTACTACGCCGGGCTTATCCCCTCGCTCGAAGGGCAGCAGATCCCGCTGCGCGAAAGCTCTTTCGTCTATACCCGCCGCGAGCCGCTCGGCGTGGTGGCGGGCATCGGCGCGTGGAACTACCCGATCCAGATTGCACTATGGAAATCCGCCCCGGCGCTCGCCGCCGGCAACGCCATGATTTTCAAGCCGAGCGAAGTGACGCCGCTCACCGCGCTTAAGCTTGCGGAAATCTACACCGAAGCGGGCGTGCCGGACGGCGTCTTTAACGTGCTAAACGGCAGCGGCGCGGTCACCGGGCAACTGCTGACCGAACATCCGGGCATCGATAAAGTGTCATTTACCGGCGGCGTCGCCAGCGGCAAAAAAGTGATGGCGAACGCGGCGGGCTCGACGCTGAAAGACGTGACGATGGAGCTGGGCGGTAAATCGCCGCTCATCATTTTTGACGATGCGGATCTCGATCTCGCCGCCGACATCGCCATGATGGCTAACTTCTACAGCTCAGGCCAGGTCTGCACCAACGGCACGCGCGTGTTTATCCCGGCGAAATGGCAGGCGGCCTTTGAAGAGAAAATCGCCGCGCGCGTGGCGCGTATCAAAGCGGGCGACGTAAACGATCCCGCCACCAACTTCGGCCCGCTGGTGAGCTTCGCGCACCGCGATAACGTCATGCGCTACATCGACACCGGGATTCGTGAAGGCGCGCGCGTGCTGTGCGGCGGTAAACGTATGACCGGCGCCGGGTTCGATAACGGCGCCTGGGTTGAGCCCACCGTCTTTACCGATTGTCGCGATGACATGACCATCGTGCGCGAAGAGATCTTCGGACCGGTGATGTCGATTCTGACTTACGAGCGCGAAGACGAAGTAATTCGCCGCGCCAACGCCACCGACTACGGCCTCGCCGCAGGCGTCGTCACGCAGGATCTCAACCGCGCGCACCGCGTGATTCACCAGATTGAAGCCGGTATTTGCTGGATCAACACCTGGGGCGAATCCGCGGCCGAGATGCCGGTCGGCGGCTACAAACACTCCGGCGTTGGCCGTGAGAACGGGCTGATGACCCTGCAAAACTACACGCAGGTGAAATCCGTGCAGGTCGAGATGACCCGCTTTCAGTCCGTATTTTGA
- a CDS encoding GFA family protein, producing the protein MKKMNGQCHCGTVKFTVELTDGLNTARRCNCSYCRMRGAITVSAPLTGITVLEGKEKLTEYRFNTRQAAHYFCSVCGIYTFHQRRSNPDQYGVNVACLEGVSPFDFPEIKVTEGIHHPNDGGGGVAGYLRYTPAEK; encoded by the coding sequence ATGAAAAAAATGAACGGCCAGTGTCACTGCGGCACGGTAAAATTTACCGTGGAATTAACGGACGGGCTGAATACCGCCCGACGTTGCAACTGTTCTTATTGTCGGATGCGCGGCGCCATTACGGTGTCGGCGCCGCTTACCGGTATTACGGTGCTGGAGGGTAAGGAAAAACTCACGGAGTACCGTTTTAATACCCGCCAGGCAGCGCACTATTTCTGTTCGGTGTGCGGCATTTATACTTTTCACCAGCGGCGTTCAAACCCGGATCAATATGGCGTGAATGTGGCTTGCCTTGAAGGCGTTTCGCCATTTGATTTTCCTGAAATCAAAGTCACGGAAGGCATCCATCATCCGAACGACGGCGGTGGCGGGGTGGCTGGCTATTTACGCTATACGCCTGCAGAAAAGTGA